The DNA region tcttgatttcacaATTTTTTTGCTGTGATTCTTGAATTTAGGGAGTTCTTGTTGAAATTATGAATGTTAAGATTGGATAGGCCAACCCTTTTCTTGATTTTACGGTTTCATTGTGATTCTTGATACGAGGGAGTTCTTTGTTAAAAGTTTGCGTCTATAAGACTGGACATTACTATGGTATTGATGTGTTTCGAGAATGCAGGTACCAGATTCAGACCATTATCGTTGAACATTCCGAAGCCCCTCTTTCCATTGGCAGGGCAACCGATGGTTAATCATCCGATATCGGCATGTAAACAGGTATGCATGCCCATTGAATGCTTGCATAATTACCCTGTTACTTTAGATTTGATGGTGTGAGAAGTGAGTGCATTAGCAAAATATCAACGTTCGTTAACTAGTTTGGGGCCtgctaagctgtattgattgtaACTTGTGTGTGTGATGTATCTTTTAGATCCAAAATCTGGCACAGATCTACCTTATTGGTTTCTACGAGGAGCGTGAATTCACACTGTTGGTCTCTTCAATTTCTAACGAGTTTAGAGTTCCTGTTCGGTAATTTTGATGCTGCACTAGAACCTTTTTCGCAATATCAACAAAAAAATTCGGCGTTTTTTATGGTTTCAATAAAATCATCACAACCCTTTCTTATTGTTAGTCTTGATTCCATTTTATCTGTCTGTCAGATACTTGAGAGAGGACAAACCACACGGTTCAGCTGGTGGGCTTTATAAATTCAGGGATCTTATAATGGAAGAAAATCCGGTTGATACTCCACAGTAGTCTGATATTTTTTCATACTGATATGGAGTAACCTCGAGTAGAACGCAAAATTCATTTCTAATGAAGTATTATTAATTTACAATACTTTAACACCATCTTGCATTTTACCTAGCAGTCGCACATAATTTTGCTGAACTGTGATGTTTGTTGCAGCTTCCCACTGCCTGAGATGCTAGGTATTTTCGTGCCCGAGATTAAACTTATCTATTTCTATAATGAATTTAACCATGTTTAAGGAATATTGAACTTCGAGTTCAATGGTATATCTCTGGCAGATGCCCACAAAAGATATGGTGGGGTTGGAACGATTTTGGTGATCAAGGTCATTAGCTTTATTTTCCATCTGCTTGGCCGCTCGATGATTCTATATATTCATTCTTTGTTATAATGCCATTTCCTGCACTTTTTACTTCATATTCATATATATCTGTTTTAGGTCTCTCCTGAGTCGGCAAACCAGTTTGGTGAACTTGTGGCTGATCCTGATACCAATGAACTGTTGCACTACGCAGAGAAACCTGAAACTTTTGTATGTACACAAATCCGAAGTCCAATTAATTGTTTCACGGCTTTTTTgagatatataataaaatctgcACCATGTGGTAAAACAGGTGAGTGACCGTGTGAATTGTGGTGTATATATATTCACTCCGGACATCTTTATAGCTATTCAAGGTGTATCTGCACAACAAAAAAGTAGAGGTTAGTCTAATATTTGAAGCTTTTGGTTGAATACCAGAAATAATAAGTTTACAATGTCCTTAgtctaataaattttttattccatTCACTCCAGTCTTTGTGATTTCCCTATTTATGAGTACTCATCAtgtattattttgatttaaaatgcGCGACGATATACTCTTTTTTGTTATTCACAGCTACTCTAAGACGTTTATCCAGCTTTGAAGCACTTCAACCTGCAAACAGGTAGAACCTGCATCATACAGTTGATAACTTTTTTCTTTGGGGAAATTTCAATTAATAGAACATAGTTATTATCAACGTCATAGTCACTTTGAGTCCCGGGAAGCATCTGCTTAGCTCACCTTTTCCTTTACCAAGAAGGGGGGAGTCTTATCAGTATTGTAAAACCTCAATGACCTGAAAAAACCCGAAACACGCTCActctttttgaaaatttgaatttggtTGTAGATGTAATACAATTAAATGAAAATTGGAATGCAAATATTTATTCTCAAAATCAACTGTCATTTATTCGATTTGAAATcatcaaatattatttctcttttattcataatataaGTTCGTCGACAGGAGTCTGCCTGCCGGCTTTGTaagattggatcaagatattcTATCACCCCTTGCTGGTAAAAAGAAATTTTTCGTGTACGAAACAATGGACTTCTGGGAACAGATCAAAACTCCAGGGTGAGGAATGATATTCGATACTCAATTCTTTTATGGGAAAAATGAATATTTCTAATGATTCttgcttaaaaaaaattttgtgcaGAATGTCTTTAAAATGTTCTGGCTTGTACTT from Primulina huaijiensis isolate GDHJ02 unplaced genomic scaffold, ASM1229523v2 scaffold25443, whole genome shotgun sequence includes:
- the LOC140967616 gene encoding uncharacterized protein isoform X3, whose translation is MGSSEERVVAVIMVGGPTKGTRFRPLSLNIPKPLFPLAGQPMVNHPISACKQIQNLAQIYLIGFYEEREFTLLVSSISNEFRVPVRYLREDKPHGSAGGLYKFRDLIMEENPQSHIILLNCDVCCSFPLPEMLDAHKRYGGVGTILVIKVSPESANQFGELVADPDTNELLHYAEKPETFVSDRVNCGVYIFTPDIFIAIQGVSAQQKSRATLRRLSSFEALQPANRSLPAGFVRLDQDILSPLAGKKKFFVYETMDFWEQIKTPGMSLKCSGLYLAQFRHTSPHLLASGDGLKKASISGDVFIHPSAKIHPTAKIGPNVSISANARIGAGVRLVSCIILDDVEIKENAVLIHAIVGWKSSIGRWSRVQLNDRISGLR
- the LOC140967616 gene encoding uncharacterized protein isoform X2, which translates into the protein MGSSEERVVAVIMVGGPTKGTRFRPLSLNIPKPLFPLAGQPMVNHPISACKQIQNLAQIYLIGFYEEREFTLLVSSISNEFRVPVRYLREDKPHGSAGGLYKFRDLIMEENPSHIILLNCDVCCSFPLPEMLDAHKRYGGVGTILVIKVSPESANQFGELVADPDTNELLHYAEKPETFVSDRVNCGVYIFTPDIFIAIQGVSAQQKSRATLRRLSSFEALQPANRSLPAGFVRLDQDILSPLAGKKKFFVYETMDFWEQIKTPGMSLKCSGLYLAQFRHTSPHLLASGDGLKKASISGDVFIHPSAKIHPTAKIGPNVSISANARIGAGVRLVSCIILDDVEIKENAVLIHAIVGWKSSIGRWSRVQASGDHNAKLGVTILGECVAVEDEVVVVNCIVLPNKTLNVSVQGEIIL
- the LOC140967616 gene encoding uncharacterized protein isoform X1 encodes the protein MGSSEERVVAVIMVGGPTKGTRFRPLSLNIPKPLFPLAGQPMVNHPISACKQIQNLAQIYLIGFYEEREFTLLVSSISNEFRVPVRYLREDKPHGSAGGLYKFRDLIMEENPQSHIILLNCDVCCSFPLPEMLDAHKRYGGVGTILVIKVSPESANQFGELVADPDTNELLHYAEKPETFVSDRVNCGVYIFTPDIFIAIQGVSAQQKSRATLRRLSSFEALQPANRSLPAGFVRLDQDILSPLAGKKKFFVYETMDFWEQIKTPGMSLKCSGLYLAQFRHTSPHLLASGDGLKKASISGDVFIHPSAKIHPTAKIGPNVSISANARIGAGVRLVSCIILDDVEIKENAVLIHAIVGWKSSIGRWSRVQASGDHNAKLGVTILGECVAVEDEVVVVNCIVLPNKTLNVSVQGEIIL